A window of the Pongo abelii isolate AG06213 chromosome 10, NHGRI_mPonAbe1-v2.0_pri, whole genome shotgun sequence genome harbors these coding sequences:
- the ESPL1 gene encoding separin isoform X2: MRSFKRVNFGTLLSSRKEAEELLPDLKEFLSNPPAGFPSSRSDAERRQACDAILRACNQQLTAKLACPRHLGSLLELAELACDGYLVSTPQRPPLYLERILFVLLRNAAAQGSPEATIRLAQPLHACLVQCSREAAPQDYEAVARGSFSLLWKGAEALLERRAAFAARLKALSFLVLLEDESTPCEVPHFASPTACRVVAAHQLFDASGHGLNEADADFLDDLLSRHVIRALVGERGSSSGLLSPQRALCLLELTLEHCRRFCWSRHHDRAISAVEKAHSYLRNTNLAPSLQLCQLGVKLLQVGEEGPQAVAKLLIKASAVLSKSMEAPSPPLRALYESCQFFLSGLERGTKRRYRLDAILSLFAFLGGYCSLLQQLRDDGVYGGSSKQQQSFLQIYFQGLHLYTVVVYDFAQGCQIVDLADLTQLVESCKSTVVWMLEALEGLSGQELTDYMGMTASYTSNLAYSFYSHKLYAEACAISEPLCQHLGLVKPGTYPEVPPEKLHRCFRLQVESLKKLGKQAQGCKMVILWLAALQPCSPEHMAEPVTFWVRVKMDAARAGDKELQLKTLRDNLSGWDPETLALLLREELQAYKAVRADTGQERFNIICDLLELSPGETPAGAWARATHLVELAQVLCYHDFTQQTNCSALDAIREALQLLESVRPEAQARDQLLDDKAQALLWLYICTLEAKMQEGIERDRRAQAPGNLEEFEVNDLNYEDKLQEDRFLYSNIAFNLAADAAQSKCLDQALALWKELLTKGQAPAVRCLQQTAASLQILAALYQLVAKPMQALEVLLLLRIVSERLKDHSKAAGSSCHITQLLLTLGCPSYAQLHLEEAASRLKHLNQTTDTYLLLSLTCDLLRSQLYWTHQKVTEGVSLLLSVLRDPALQKSSKAWYLLRVQVLQLVAAYLSLPSNSLSHSLWEQLCAQGWQTPEIALIDSHKLLRSIILLLMGSDILSTQKAAVETSFLDYGENLVQKWQVLSEVLSCSEKLVCHLGRLGSVSEAKAFCLEALKLTTKLQIPRQCALFLVLKGELELARNDIDLCQSDLQQVLFLLESCTEFGGVTQHLDSVKKVHLQKGKQQAQVPCPPQLPEEELFLRGPALELVATVAKEPGPIAPSTNSSPVLKTKPQPIPNFLSHSPTCDCSLCASPVLTAVCLRWVLVTAGVRLAMGHQAQGLDLLQVVLKGCPEAAERLTQALQASLNHKTPPSLVPSLLDEILAQAYTLLALEGLSQPSNKSLQKVLESGLKFVAARIPHLEPWRASLLLIWALTKLAGLSCCTTQLFASSWGWRPPLIKSVPGSEPSKTQGQKRSGRGRQKVASAPLSLNNTSQKGLEGRGLPCTPKPPGRIRQAGPHVPFTVFEEVCPTKSKPEVPQAPRVQQRVQTRLKVNFSDDSDLEDPVSAEAWLAEEAKRRGTASRGRGRARKGMSLKTDAVVAPGSAPGNPGLSGRSWRAKKVASRHCEEQRPRRANDQARPGPEIMRTIPEEELTDNWREMSFEILRGSDGEDSASGGKAPAPGPEAASGEWELLRLDSSKKELPSPCPDKDSDKDLGPRLQLPSAPVATGLSTLDSICDSLSVAFRGISHCPPSGLYAHLCRFLALCLGHRDPYATAFLVTESVSITCRHQLLTHLHRQLSKTQKHRGSLEIADQLQRLSLQETPRDVPLARIQRLFSFRALGSGHFPQPEKESFQERLALIPSGVTVCVLALATLQPGTVGNTLLLTRLEKDSPPVSVQIPTGQNKLPLRSVLNEFDAIQKAQKENSSCTDKREWWTGRLALDHRMEVLIASLEKSVLGCWKGLLLPSSEEPGPAQEASRLQELLQECGWKYPDPTLLKIMLSGAGALTPQDIQALAYGLCPTQPKRAQELLNEAVGRLQGLTVPGNSHLVLVLDKYGASPVLSQGVNPRSTFYVLNPHNNLSSTEEQFRANFSSEAGWRGVVGEVPRPEQVQEALTKHDLYIYAGHGAGARFLDGQAVLRLSCRAVALLFGCSSAALAVHGNLEGAGIVLKYIMAGCPLFLGNLWDVTDRDIDRYTEALLQGWLGAGPGAPLLYYVNQARQAPRLKYLIGAAPIAYGLPVSLR; the protein is encoded by the exons ATGAGGAGCTTCAAAAGAGTCAACTTTGGGACTCTGCTAAGCAGCCGGAAGGAGGCTGAAGAGTTGCTGCCCGACTTGAAG GAGTTCCTGTCCAACCCTCCAGCTGGTTTTCCCAGCAGCCGATCTGATGCTGAGAGGAGACAAGCTTGTGATGCCATCCTGAGGGCTTGCAACCAGCAGCTGACTGCTAAGCTAGCTTGCCCTAGGCATCTGGGGAGCCTGCTGGAGCTGGCAGAGCTGGCCTGTGATGGCTACTTGGTGTCTACCCCACAGCGTCCTCCCCTCTACCTGGAACGAATTCTCTTCGTCTTACTGCGGAATGCTGCTGCACAAGGAAGCCCAGAGGCCACAATCCGCCTTGCTCAGCCCCTCCATGCCTGCTTGGTGCAGTGCTCTCGCGAGGCTGCTCCCCAGGACTATGAGGCCGTGGCTCGGGGCAGCTTTTCTCTGCTTTGGAAGGGGGCAGAAGCCCTGTTGGAACGGCGAGCTGCATTTGCAGCTCGGCTGAAGGCCTTGAGCTTCCTAGTACTCTTGGAGGATGAAAGTACCCCTTGTGAGGTTCCTCACTTTGCTTCTCCAACAGCCTGTCGAGTGGTAGCTGCCCATCAGCTATTTGATGCCAGTGGCCATGGTCTAAATGAAGCAGATGCTGATTTCCTAGATGACCTGCTCTCCAGGCACGTGATCAGAGCCTTGgtgggtgagagagggagctCTTCTGGGCTTCTTTCTCCCCAGAGGGCCCTCTGCCTCTTGGAGCTCACCTTGGAACACTGCCGTCGCTTTTGCTGGAGCCGCCACCATGACAGAGCCATCAGCGCAGTGGAGAAGGCTCACAGTTACCTAAGGAACACCAATCTAGCCCCTAGCCTTCAGCTATGTCAGCTGGGGGTTAAGCTGCTGCAGGTTGGGGAGGAAGGACCTCAGGCAGTGGCCAAGCTTCTGATCAAGGCATCAGCTGTCCTGAGCAAGAGTATGGAGGCACCATCACCCCCACTTCGGGCATTGTATGAGAGCTGCCAGTTCTTCCTTTCAGGCCTGGAACGAGGCACCAAGAGGCGCTACAGACTTGATGCCATTCTGAGCCTCTTTGCTTTTCTTGGAGGGTACTGCTCTCTTCTGCAGCAGCTACGGGATGATGGT GTGTATGGGGGCTCCTCCAAGCAACAGCAGTCTTTTCTTCAGATATACTTTCAGGGACTTCACCTCTACACTGTGGTGGTTTATGACTTTGCCCAAGGCTGTCAG ATAGTTGATTTGGCTGACCTGACCCAACTAGTGGAGAGTTGTAAATCTACCGTTGTCTGGATGCTGGAGGCCTTAGAGGGCCTGTCGGGCCAAGAGCTGACGGACTACATGGGGATGACCG CTTCTTACACCAGTAATTTGGCCTACAGCTTCTATAGTCACAAGCTCTATGCCGAGGCCTGTGCCATCTCCGAGCCGCTCTGTCAGCACCTGGGTTTGGTGAAGCCAGGCACTTATCCTGAGGTGCCTCCTGAGAAG TTGCACAGGTGCTTCCGGCTACAAGTAGAGAGTTTGAAGAAACTGGGTAAACAGGCCCAGGGCTGCAAGATGGTGATTTTGTGGCTGGCAGCCCTGCAACCCTGTAGCCCTGAACACATGGCTGAGCCAGTCACTTTCTGGGTTCGGGTCAAGATGGATGCGGCCAGGGCTGGAGACAAGGAGCTACAGCTAAA GACTCTGCGAGACAACCTCAGTGGCTGGGACCCGGAGACCCTGGCCCTCCTGCTGAGGGAAGAGCTGCAGGCTTACAAGGCGGTGCGGGCCGACACTGGACAGGAACGCTTCAACATCATCTGTGACCTCCTGGAGCTGAGCCCTGGGGAGACACCAGCCGGGGCCTGGGCACGAGCCACCCACCTGGTAGAACTGGCTCAGGTGCTCTGCTACCACGACTTTACGCAGCAGACCAACTG CTCTGCTCTGGATGCTATCCGGGAAGCCCTGCAGCTTCTGGAGTCTGTGAGGCCTGAGGCCCAGGCCAGAGATCAGCTTCTGGACGATAAAGCACAGGCCTTGCTGTGGCTTTACATCTGTACTCTGGAAGCCAAAATGCAGGAA GGCATCGAGCGGGATCGGAGAGCCCAGGCCCCTGGTAACTTGGAGGAATTTGAAGTCAATGACCTGAACTATGAAGATAAACTCCAGGAAGATCGTTTCCTATACAGTAACATTGCCTTCAACCTGGCTGCAGATGCTG CTCAGTCCAAATGCCTGGACCAAGCCCTGGCCCTGTGGAAGGAGCTGCTTACAAAGGGGCAGGCCCCAGCTGTACGGTGTCTCCAGCAGACAGCAGCCTCACTGCAGATCCTAGCAGCCCTCTACCAGCTGGTGGCAAAG CCCATGCAGGCTCTGGAGGTACTCCTGCTGCTACGGATTGTCTCTGAGAGACTGAAGGACCACTCGAAGGCAGCTGGCTCCTCCTGCCACATCACCCAGCTCCTCCTGACCCTCGGCTGTCCCAGCTATGCCCAG TTACACCTGGAAGAGGCAGCATCGCGCCTGAAGCATCTCAATCAGACCACTGACACATACCTGCTCCTTTCCCTGACCTGTGATCTGCTTCGAAGTCAACTCTACTGGACTCACCAGAAG GTGACTGAGGGTGTCTCTCTGCTGCTGTCTGTGCTTCGGGATCCTGCCCTCCAGAAGTCCTCCAAGGCTTGGTACTTGCTGCGTGTCCAGGTCCTGCAGCTGGTGGCAGCTTACCTTAGCCTCCCGTCAAACAGCCTCTCACACTCCCTGTGGGAGCAGCTCTGTGCCCAAG GCTGGCAGACGCCTGAGATAGCTCTCATAGACTCCCATAAGCTCCTCCGAAGCATCATCCTCCTGCTGATGGGCAGTGACATTCTCTCAACTCAGAAGGCAGCTGTGGAGACATCGTTTTTGGACTATG GTGAAAATCTGGTACAAAAATGGCAGGTTCTTTCAGAGGTGCTGAGCTGCTCAGAGAAGCTGGTCTGCCACCTGGGCCGCCTGGGTAGCGTGAGTGAAGCCAAGGCCTTTTGCTTGGAGGCCCTAAAACTTACAACAAAGCTGCAGATACCACGCCA GTGTGCCCTGTTCCTGGTGCTGAAGGGCGAGCTGGAGCTGGCCCGCAATGACATTGATCTCTGTCAGTCGGACCTGCAGCAGGTTCTGTTCTTGCTTGAGTCTTGCACAG AGTTTGGTGGGGTGACTCAGCACCTGGACTCTGTGAAGAAGGTCCAcctgcagaaggggaagcagcagGCCCAGGTCCCCTGTCCTCCACAGCTCCCAGAGGAGGAGCTCTTCCTAAGAGGCCCTGCTCTAGAGCTGGTGGCCACTGTGGCCAAGGAGCCTGGCCCCATAGCACCTTCTACAAACTCCTCCCCAGTCTTGAAAACCAAGCCCCAGCCCATACCCAACTTCCTGTCCCATTCACCCACCTGTGACTGCTCGCTCTGCGCCAGCCCTGTCCTCACAGCAGTCTGTCTGCGCTGGGTATTGGTCACGGCAGGGGTGAGGCTGGCCATGGGCCACCAGGCCCAGGGTCTGGATCTGCTGCAGGTCGTGCTGAAGGGCTGTCCTGAAGCCGCCGAGCGCCTCACCCAAGCTCTCCAAGCTTCCCTGAATCATAAAACACCCCCCTCCTTGGTTCCAAGCCTCTTGGATGAGATCTTGGCTCAAGCATACACACTGTTGGCACTGGAGGGCCTGAGCCAGCCATCAAACAAGAGCCTGCAGAAGGTTCTAGAGTCAGGGCTGAAGTTTGTAGCAGCACGGATACCCCACCTAGAGCCCTGGCGAGCCAGCCTGCTCTTGATTTGGGCCCTCACAAAGCTAGCTGGCCTCAGCTGCTGTACTACCCAACTTTTTGCAAGCTCCTGGGGCTGGCGGCCACCATTAATAAAAAGTGTCCCTGGCTCAGAGCCCTCTAAGACTCAGGGCCAAAAACGTTCTGGACGAGGGCGCCAAAAGGTAGCCTCTGCTCCCCTGAGCCTCAATAATACCTCTCAGAAAGGTCTGGAAGGTAGAGGACTTCCCTGCACACCTAAACCCCCAGGCCGAATCAGGCAAGCTGGCCCTCATGTCCCCTTCACGGTGTTTGAGGAAGTCTGCCCTACAAAGAGCAAGCCTGAAGTTCCCCAGGCCCCCAGGGTACAACAGAGAGTCCAGACGCGCCTCAAG GTGAACTTCAGTGATGACAGTGACttggaagaccctgtctcagctGAGGCCTGGCTGGCAGAGGAGGCTAAGAGACGGGGCACTGCTTCCCGGGGCCGGGGGCGAGCAAGGAAGGGTATGAGCCTAAAGACGGATGCCGTGGTTGCCCCAGGTAGTGCCCCTGGGAACCCTGGCCTGAGTGGCAGGAGCTGGAGGGCCAAGAAGGTGGCATCAAGACATTGTGAGGAGCAGCGTCCCCGGAGGGCCAATGACCAGGCCAGGCCTGGCCCTGAGATCATGAGGACCATCCCTGAGGAGGAACTGACTGACAACTGGAGAGAAATGAGCTTTGAGATCCTCAGGGGCTCTGATGGGGAAGACTCAGCCTCAG GTGGGAAGGCTCCAGCGCCGGGCCCTGAGGCAGCTTCTGGAGAATGGGAGCTGCTGAGGCTGGATTCCAGCAAGAAGGAACTGCCCAGCCCATGCCCAGACAAGGACAGTGACAAGGACCTTGGTCCTCGGCTCCAGCTCCCCTCAGCCCCCGTAGCCACTG GTCTTTCTACCCTGGACTCCATCTGTGACTCCCTGAGTGTTGCTTTCCGGGGCATTAGTCACTGTCCTCCTAGTGGGCTCTATGCCCACCTCTGCCGCTTCCTGGCCTTGTGCCTGGGCCACCGGGATCCTTATGCCACTGCTTTCCTTGTCACCGAGTCTGTCTCCATCACGTGTCGCCACCAGCTGCTCACCCACCTCCACAGACAGCTCAG CAAGACCCAGAAGCACCGAGGATCACTTGAAATAGCAGACCAGCTGCAGAGGCTGAGCCTTCAGGAGACGCCTAGAGATGTCCCCCTGGCCCGCATCCAGCGCCTCTTTTCCTTCAGGGCTTTGGGATCTGGCCACTTCCCCCAGCCTGAAAAGGAGAGTTTCCAGGAGCGCCTGGCTCTGATCCCCAGTG gggtgactgtgtgtgtgttggccCTGGCCACCCTCCAGCCCGGAACCGTGGGCAACACCCTCCTGCTGACCCGGCTGGAAAAGGACAGTCCCCCAGTCAGTGTGCAGATTCCCACTGGCCAGAACAAG CTTCCTCTGCGTTCAGTCCTGAATGAATTCGATGCCATCCagaaggcacagaaagagaacagCAGCTGTACTGACAAGCGAGAATGGTGGACGGGGCGGCTGGCACTGGACCACAGGATGGAG GTTCTCATCGCTTCCCTAGAGAAGTCTGTGCTGGGCTGCTGGAAGGGGCTGCTGCTGCCGTCCAGTGAGGAGCCCGGCCCTGCCCAGGAGGCCTCCCGCCTACAGGAGCTGCTACAGGAATGTGGCTGGAAATATCCTGACCCCACTCTGCTGAAA ATCATGCTCAGTGGTGCCGGTGCCCTCACCCCTCAGGACATTCAGGCCCTGGCCTACGGGCTGTGCCCAACCCAGCCAAAGCGAGCCCAGGAGCTCCTGAATGAGGCAGTAGGACGGCTACAGGGCCTGACAGTACCAGGCAATAGCCACCTTGTCTTGGTCCTAGACAAG TATGGGGCCTCGCCAGTGCTGAGTCAAGGGGTGAATCCGCGAAGTACCTTCTATGTCCTGAACCCTCACAATAACCTGTCAAGCACAGAGGAGCAATTTCGAGCCAATTTCAGCAG TGAAGCTGGCTGGAGAGGAGTGGTTGGGGAGGTGCCAAGACCTGAACAGGTGCAAGAAGCCCTGACAAAGCATGATTTGTATAT CTATGCAGGGCATGGGGCTGGTGCCCGCTTCCTTGACGGGCAGGCTGTCCTGCGGCTGAGCTGTCGGGCAGTGGCCCTGCTGTTTGGCTGTAGCAGTGCGGCCCTGGCTGTGCATGGAAACCTGGAGGGGGCTGGCATTGTGCTCAAGTACATCATGGCTGGTTG ccCCTTGTTTCTGGGTAATCTCTGGGATGTGACTGACCGTGACATTGACCGCTACACGGAAGCTCTGCTGCAGGGCTGGCTTGGAGCGGGCCCAGGGGCCCCCCTTCTCTACTATGTAAACCAGGCCCGCCAAGCTCCCCGACTCAAGTATCTTATTGGGGCTGCACCTATAGCCTATGGCTTGCCTGTCTCTCTGCGGTAA